The proteins below come from a single Nocardioides eburneiflavus genomic window:
- the mraY gene encoding phospho-N-acetylmuramoyl-pentapeptide-transferase gives MRAILFGGGLSLLISLLGTRYAIRFFTRQGFGQPIRDDGPTTHHTKRGTPTMGGAVIILATVIGYFAAKLITQTAPTASALLLLFLLVGIGAVGFLDDFLKVSRQHNLGLRSRAKMIGQTVVGLVFGFLALSPALEDERGWRPASDHLSFIRDYEGITLPAVVAILLIWLIVTGASNAVNLADGLDGLAGGASILVFAAYTLVNIWQNSQSCALEAGPKCYEVRDPLDLAVVAAAITGACFGFLWWNASPAQIMMGDTGSLALGAAMAGFAIMTRTELLLVIIGGLFVAITVSVMIQVSVFKLSRASGLFRSVFRVQPGYRVFRMTPLHHHFEMLGWEQVTIVIRFWIVTGLAVATGLGIFYAEWVAGIG, from the coding sequence ATGAGAGCCATCCTGTTCGGAGGAGGACTCTCCCTGCTGATCTCGCTGCTCGGCACGCGCTACGCGATCCGCTTCTTCACGCGCCAGGGGTTCGGCCAGCCGATCCGTGACGACGGCCCCACGACCCACCACACCAAGCGGGGCACGCCCACCATGGGTGGCGCGGTGATCATCCTCGCCACGGTGATCGGCTACTTCGCGGCCAAGCTGATCACCCAGACGGCGCCGACGGCCTCCGCGCTGCTGCTGCTCTTCCTGCTCGTCGGCATCGGCGCGGTCGGGTTCCTCGACGACTTCCTCAAGGTCAGCCGCCAGCACAACCTCGGCCTGCGCAGCCGCGCGAAGATGATCGGCCAGACCGTCGTCGGCCTGGTCTTCGGCTTCCTCGCACTCTCGCCCGCGCTCGAGGACGAGCGCGGCTGGCGACCGGCCTCCGACCATCTCTCCTTCATCCGCGACTACGAGGGCATCACGCTCCCCGCCGTCGTGGCGATCCTGCTGATCTGGCTCATCGTGACCGGTGCGAGCAACGCGGTGAACCTCGCCGACGGCCTCGACGGCCTCGCGGGCGGCGCCTCGATCCTGGTGTTCGCGGCCTACACGCTGGTCAACATCTGGCAGAACAGCCAGTCGTGCGCCCTCGAGGCCGGGCCCAAGTGCTACGAGGTCCGCGACCCGCTCGACCTCGCCGTGGTCGCCGCCGCCATCACCGGCGCCTGCTTCGGCTTCCTCTGGTGGAACGCCTCGCCCGCCCAGATCATGATGGGCGACACCGGCTCGCTGGCGCTCGGCGCGGCGATGGCCGGCTTCGCGATCATGACCCGCACCGAGCTGCTGCTCGTGATCATCGGCGGGCTGTTCGTCGCGATCACCGTCTCGGTGATGATCCAGGTCTCGGTCTTCAAGCTGAGCCGGGCCAGCGGTCTCTTCCGGAGCGTCTTCCGCGTCCAACCCGGCTACCGCGTCTTCCGGATGACGCCGCTGCACCACCACTTCGAGATGCTCGGCTGGGAGCAGGTCACCATCGTGATCCGCTTCTGGATCGTCACCGGCCTCGCGGTCGCCACGGGCCTCGGCATCTTCTACGCCGAGTGGGTCGCCGGAATCGGATGA
- the ftsW gene encoding putative lipid II flippase FtsW — translation MTTANPEDVEGTPDRGRPPLGSGVVAAWQGVRDTVVGGWRALREAVDKPLASYYLLLGASALLLTIGLIMVLSASSVHAWTTYDDSYAVVKRQLMWVALGVPAAWVASRIPVRHVRRLAYPGFLVALVLLGLVARFGVIINGNKNWLALGPVNIQPAEIAKLAIILWAANIYAHKERRLRELHHLLVPVVPGLFAVIALVLVGRDLGTALVLAAILLGMLWVVGAPLRLFGLSLSVLGVAAVALAATDPERLNRITHFTDPFKDYTDAGWQPAHGLYALSSGGWFGQGIGASTQKWGDLPEAHTDFIFAVLGEELGLVGTLLVIALFFTIAYAAIRVALSTRDPFVRYATFGIVVWLLGQMIINVGMVLAVLPVIGIPLPIVSYGGSALLPSLVALGLLIGFARREPEAAAALAARRRDRSAGLSAAPSFDRSR, via the coding sequence GTGACCACCGCGAACCCCGAGGACGTCGAGGGCACGCCCGACCGTGGCCGTCCGCCTCTCGGCTCGGGCGTGGTCGCGGCCTGGCAGGGCGTACGCGACACCGTCGTCGGTGGCTGGCGTGCGCTGCGCGAGGCGGTCGACAAGCCGCTCGCCTCCTACTACCTGCTGCTCGGGGCGTCCGCGCTGCTGCTCACCATCGGCCTGATCATGGTGCTGAGCGCCTCCAGCGTGCACGCCTGGACGACCTACGACGACTCCTACGCCGTGGTGAAGCGGCAGCTGATGTGGGTCGCCCTCGGTGTGCCCGCGGCCTGGGTGGCGTCCCGGATCCCCGTCCGGCACGTACGCCGCCTGGCCTATCCCGGCTTCCTCGTCGCCCTGGTGCTGCTGGGCCTGGTCGCCCGCTTCGGCGTGATCATCAACGGCAACAAGAACTGGCTGGCACTCGGCCCGGTCAACATCCAGCCCGCCGAGATCGCCAAGCTGGCGATCATCCTGTGGGCCGCCAACATCTACGCCCACAAGGAGCGTCGCCTGCGCGAGCTCCACCACCTGCTCGTGCCGGTGGTGCCAGGGCTGTTCGCGGTGATCGCGCTGGTGCTCGTCGGGCGCGACCTCGGCACCGCGCTGGTCCTCGCCGCGATCCTGCTCGGCATGCTGTGGGTGGTCGGCGCGCCACTCAGGCTCTTCGGGCTGAGCCTGTCCGTGCTCGGCGTCGCGGCCGTCGCGCTCGCCGCCACCGACCCCGAGCGGCTCAACCGCATCACGCACTTCACCGACCCGTTCAAGGACTACACCGACGCCGGCTGGCAGCCCGCACACGGTCTCTACGCCCTGTCGAGCGGCGGCTGGTTCGGTCAGGGGATCGGCGCCTCCACGCAGAAGTGGGGTGACCTGCCCGAGGCCCACACCGACTTCATCTTCGCGGTGCTCGGCGAGGAGCTCGGCCTCGTCGGCACCCTCCTCGTGATCGCGCTGTTCTTCACCATCGCCTACGCCGCCATCCGGGTCGCGCTCAGCACCCGGGACCCGTTCGTCCGCTACGCCACCTTCGGGATCGTGGTGTGGCTGCTGGGCCAGATGATCATCAACGTCGGGATGGTGCTCGCCGTGCTGCCCGTCATCGGCATCCCGCTGCCGATCGTGTCCTACGGCGGCTCGGCCCTGCTGCCGTCACTGGTGGCCCTCGGCCTCCTCATCGGCTTCGCCCGCCGCGAGCCGGAGGCGGCCGCCGCCCTCGCGGCGCGGCGCCGTGATCGCTCCGCGGGCCTCTCCGCTGCTCCTTCCTTCGACCGCTCTCGATAG
- the murD gene encoding UDP-N-acetylmuramoyl-L-alanine--D-glutamate ligase, protein MRTSDWSGVRVVVAGFGVSGFAAADNLLFLGAQVTALDESTSEEKAEKAGLLETLGATIRLEPGATAVLPDDTDLVITSPGWRPDAPLLAQAVERGVPVWGEVELAWRLRDPERPAPWLAVTGTNGKTTTVQMLQSILTAAGLRAAAVGNVGLPIVEAVMDPEPYDVLAVELSSFQLHYTHSMSAESAVVLNVAEDHLDWYDDEPGGPTGMQAYAADKARIYERVQRACVHNLADPATEAMVREADVVEGARAVGFTLGMPAPGDLGVVEDLLVDRAFIEERATSAAELCTLADLASPAPHFVANALAAAALARAHGVSQQAVRDGLRAFRPDGHRIAHVAEADGVTWIDDSKATNPHAAQSSLSAFEHVVWVAGGLAKGARFDDLVVAARERLRGVVLLGRDRHVVADALSRHAPDVPVIDVGADETGDPMERVVDAAAGLARSGDTVLLAPGCASMDMFTSYGARGDAFAAAVHRRIARTD, encoded by the coding sequence ATGCGCACCAGCGACTGGTCCGGCGTACGCGTCGTCGTCGCCGGCTTCGGCGTCTCGGGCTTCGCCGCCGCCGACAACCTGCTCTTCCTCGGCGCGCAGGTGACCGCGCTCGACGAGTCCACGAGCGAGGAGAAGGCCGAGAAGGCCGGCCTGCTCGAGACCCTCGGCGCCACGATCCGACTCGAGCCGGGCGCCACCGCGGTGCTGCCCGACGACACCGACCTCGTCATCACGTCGCCCGGGTGGCGGCCGGACGCCCCGCTGCTGGCCCAGGCGGTCGAGCGCGGCGTCCCCGTGTGGGGCGAGGTCGAGCTCGCCTGGCGGCTGCGCGACCCCGAGCGTCCCGCGCCCTGGCTCGCGGTCACCGGCACCAACGGCAAGACGACCACCGTGCAGATGCTGCAGTCGATCCTGACCGCGGCCGGCCTGCGCGCCGCCGCGGTCGGCAACGTCGGCCTGCCGATCGTCGAGGCCGTGATGGACCCCGAGCCCTATGACGTCCTCGCCGTCGAGCTGTCCAGCTTCCAGCTGCACTACACGCACTCGATGTCCGCGGAGTCGGCCGTGGTGCTCAACGTCGCCGAGGACCACCTCGACTGGTACGACGACGAGCCCGGGGGACCGACCGGGATGCAGGCGTACGCCGCCGACAAGGCGCGCATCTACGAGCGGGTGCAGCGCGCGTGCGTCCACAACCTCGCCGATCCCGCCACCGAGGCGATGGTCCGCGAGGCCGACGTCGTCGAGGGCGCGCGCGCCGTCGGCTTCACCCTCGGCATGCCGGCGCCCGGCGACCTCGGTGTCGTCGAGGACCTCCTCGTCGACCGGGCCTTCATCGAGGAGCGCGCCACCAGCGCCGCCGAGCTGTGCACGCTGGCCGACCTGGCCTCGCCCGCACCCCACTTCGTCGCCAACGCCCTCGCTGCCGCGGCCCTCGCCCGTGCCCACGGCGTGAGCCAGCAGGCCGTCCGTGACGGGTTGCGCGCCTTCCGCCCCGACGGCCACCGCATCGCCCACGTCGCCGAGGCCGACGGGGTCACGTGGATCGACGACTCCAAGGCCACCAACCCGCACGCCGCCCAGTCCTCGCTCTCGGCCTTCGAGCACGTGGTGTGGGTGGCCGGCGGGCTCGCCAAGGGTGCGCGCTTCGACGACCTCGTCGTCGCCGCGCGCGAGCGGCTGCGCGGCGTCGTCCTGCTCGGCCGGGACCGCCACGTCGTGGCCGACGCACTTTCGCGACACGCGCCCGATGTGCCGGTCATCGATGTGGGCGCCGACGAGACTGGTGATCCGATGGAGCGCGTGGTCGACGCGGCCGCCGGGCTCGCCAGGTCCGGTGACACGGTGTTGCTCGCGCCGGGCTGCGCCTCCATGGACATGTTCACCAGCTACGGCGCCCGCGGCGACGCGTTCGCGGCCGCCGTGCACCGACGGATCGCCCGCACCGACTAG